One Calliopsis andreniformis isolate RMS-2024a chromosome 9, iyCalAndr_principal, whole genome shotgun sequence genomic window carries:
- the LOC143182860 gene encoding endocuticle structural glycoprotein SgAbd-1, which translates to MKILMVALGFFAIAQAQFNRYPYNPDYYGRRFAILRQSQDTSPDGSYSYSYDTENGISVAEQGVPKYVGPNQIESVRGQFSYTAPDGTPILVTYTADENGFQASGTHLPTPPPIPVAIQRALAHNAAHPEEEEPYRRY; encoded by the exons ATGAAGATCCTC atGGTTGCACTGGGATTCTTTGCGATAGCGCAGGCGCAGTTTAATAGGTATCCGTACAACCCTGATTACTACGGCCGACGTTTCGCTATATTGCGACAGTCCCAAGACACTTCTCCGGATGGATCGTACTCCTACAG CTACGACACGGAAAATGGCATATCGGTAGCAGAGCAAGGTGTGCCGAAGTATGTTGGACCAAATCAGATCGAATCTGTACGAGGGCAATTTAGTTACACCGCGCCAGATGGTACTCCGATTTTGGTCACTTACACGGCTGATGAGAATGGTTTCCAAGCTAGTGGTACTCATCTACCGACACCGCCACCGATACCAGTAGCGATACAGCGTGCTTTAGCTCACAACGCAGCCCACCCTGAAGAGGAGGAGCCTTATAGAAGATACTAA
- the LOC143182976 gene encoding endocuticle structural glycoprotein SgAbd-2 has product MRHLILVAALICSAAGQFGAFRGFPSQNAYRPTPTPAYQQPAQPQYTPQYNSPGRFIAIRNQQKDTYPDGSYTFSYDTENGISVAESGRPQATAQGPSEVVQGRFSYTAPDGTPITVEYTADENGFHPQGAHLPTPPPIPEAIRRALAANPPRPDDESDYRQPYNSNPYRRY; this is encoded by the exons ATGCGACACTTA ATATTGGTAGCTGCTTTGATCTGCTCTGCTGCAGGACAGTTTGGCGCATTTCGTGGATTCCCAAGTCAAAATGCGTACAGGCCAACACCAACACCCGCCTATCAACAACCGGCGCAACCTCAATATACGCCGCAATATAATAG TCCTGGCAGATTTATAGCTATCCGCAACCAACAAAAGGATACATATCCGGATGGATCTTACACTTTTAGCTACGACACCGAGAATGGCATTTCAGTGGCTGAGAGTGGACGCCCTCAAGCTACTGCACAGGGACCAAGCGAG GTGGTACAAGGTAGATTCTCCTACACTGCACCCGATGGAACCCCCATAACTGTGGAATATACAGCCGACGAAAATGGTTTCCACCCCCAAGGTGCTCACTTGCCAACACCGCCGCCGATTCCAGAAGCTATCAGACGAGCTCTCGCTGCCAATCCGCCCAGACCTGACGACGAATCGGATTACAGACAGCCGTACAACTCGAACCCTTACCGAAGATATTAG